Genomic DNA from Carnobacteriaceae bacterium zg-C25:
CATACGCCACAATCACAACATCGTACTCTTTTAACGTTTGTAAAAAGGCTTTACTACTCAAAAACGGTTGTACCGTTGGCACCACATTACGATGACTTTGTTCGGCAGCTTCTTGCGCAATTTTTTGTAGACGCTCAATTTTTTTACTTTGCTTTTTGTTTTCCCACTTCACAACAGACCACGCCGTTTCAAACGGTTGAAAAGCGCTGGCACCTAATTCAGTCGCTTTTTGCACAATCCACTCAAGCTTATCCCCTTTTGGCAATCCACACGCAATGGTCACATTTACTAAAAGCTCTTTTGTTGTGGTGTCATCTAGCACCCATTGTAATGTCACACCAGTATCTTCAATTGCTGTAATTTCGGCTACACCCGCTTGTTGATTGGATAATACAACCTCAATGCGTTGCCCTGCACGCATGCGCATCACACGCACAACATGATGTGTCTGTTCATCATCTAAAATTAGCGCATTTTTATCAGCACTCTTTAAAAAATAACGTTGCATATTACTCCTTTTCCGCATCAGCTACCGGCTTTTTACAAATTAATGATACCCAATCTTTCATGCGATTTTCTTGAGCAATATCAAACCCTTGCGCCACCAATGCGTCAACTAGTTCATCTCGTTTACTTTGAATGATACCAGCTAAAATCAATGTACCCCCTTCTTTTAAATTACGCCACGCATCTTCAACTAAATGCATTAAAATTTCAGCTAAAATATTAGCCACAATGACATCCGCTTGTGTATCAATGCCTTTTAACAAGTCATTTTCACCAACGACAACATCTTTAGCGTAATCATTTAGGGCAATGTTTTCACGTGCGATGCTTGTTGCTTTTTCATCTAAATCGTACGCATGCACAACCCCTGCGCCAAGTGCTTTAGCGGCAATACTTAACACACCCGACCCCGTGCCGACATCAATCACAAACTCGCCACCACGCAATGTTTGTTCTAACGCTTCAAGAGAAAGTCTTGTTGTCGGGTGCGTCCCCGTTCCAAACGCCATTCCCGGATCTAATTCGATAATCCATTCACTATTTTGTGGTGTATAGTCTTCCCAACTTGGTTTAATGGTTAAAAATCGAGAAATACGAACCGGTTTATAGTACGTTTTCCACGCATTTGCCCAATCTTCTTCGCGAACTTGATCAAGCATTAACTCGTTACGCCCTAGGTCTAAATCAAATTGCTTCGCCATCTCTAATTTTTGTTCAATGTACAATTTAATTTCTACCATATTTTTTGTGTCGGGAAAGTAACCCGATACAAACACTTCATCACTCTCATACAATTCTGATTTTTCGGGCTTTAATTGACCAAATCCATCATTTAATGTGTCGTAATCACTTGGATCAACAATTGCCACACCAGAAGACCCCGCTTCAATTAAAATGCTTGAAACCATTTCAACGGCTTGTGTGGTTGTACTCACTTTCATTTCAAACCAATTCATCGCATTACTCCTTTATTTACCGATTACCATTTTTTATAGTATAACAAATTTATAGGGGAAAAGCATTGTCTTTAACATATCAAAAAAGCCACCAAAATCATGTTTTGGTGGCTTTTTATTATAATCCTTTATATGTTAAGTACATCAACGCTAATGCTAGTGCAAAAAACACCACTAACAAAATCATTGTTGCGCGTTGCATAAACGCTTCAAACCCACGTGATTTACGACGTGCAAATAAATCTTCAGAACCACCTGTTAGCGCACTAGCGGCATTTGATTTAGTTGGTTGCATCACTATCGCAATAATAATCACAACACATAACACGGCTAATAAACCTAATAAAATTTTATACATACTTTCACTCCATTTCGTTATTCGTCATTATTCTATCACACAAATACGCCAATGGCTATAAAATATGCTATACTCTTGTCATGAAGGAGACAAAAATGGCGGATTTTACAAAATTTTATAAAAAAACATTACAGGAACGTCTTGAGGTGTTGTCATCTCTAGGCAATATGGATACTTTAGCCAATCATCAAACACTCTCATTAGATATTGCTGATACGATCATTGAAAACTGCATCGGATTGTATGGCGTTCCAATGGGAATTGCTCCCGACTTTGTTATTGATGGACAAACTTACCACGCACCAATGGCAACGGAAGAACCGAGCGTTATTGCTGCAGCAACGTTTGGCGCGAAAATCATTGGTAAAAGCGGTGGCTTTACGATTGAGCAAAATTCACGCGGTATGATTGGGCAAATCGTCTTTGTGACAAACGAAAACGATACACAATTAGCACAACTGATTTTAGACAAAAAAGAGGATTTGATAGAAAAAGCAAATAACGCTTATCCATCTATTGTGAAACGTGGTGGCGGGGCTAGAAATTTGAGCGTAGAACATAAAATAAGCCAAGACGACTCAACACATTTTTTAATTGTTTACTTACATGTGGATACACAAGAAGCGATGGGCGCAAATTTACTCAATACAATGCTTGAAGCCATCGCTGGTGATATTAGTGAATTGATTGGACAAAAGACACTACTGTCTATTTTATCCAATTATGCAACGGATAGTTTGGTGCGTGTATCGTGTACCGTTGACCCAACTCATTTAATGGCTCCAGACAACACCCTTACAAACAAAGAACTTGCGGAACGGATTGTATTAGCGTATCAGTTGGCAAGTGCAGACGTGTATCGTGCAACCACGCACAACAAAGGCGTGATGAACGGCATTTCGGCGGTCGTTTTAGCCACAGGAAATGACACGCGTGCGATCGAAGCCAGCGTTCATGCCTATGCCACACATTCTGGACAATACCAACCGATAACACGTTGGGAAATGACGGAAAACCACTTGTTAAAAGGAACGATTGAAGTGCCGTTACCGATTGGATTCGTCGGTGGATCGATTAGCGTTCACCCAAGCGCACAAATCGCTCAAGTCATTTCACAAGCAAAAGATGCCAAAACACTTGCATCTTTAATGGCTAGTGTGGGATTGGCTCAAAATTTAGCCGCTTTACGCGCATTAGTGAGTACAGGCATTCAAAAAGGACATATGGCATTACAACTCAAATCACTTGCGTTAAGTGTCGGCGCAACTGCACAAGAAGCCATCACATTAGCTGAATTATTAAAACAAGAAAAAACAGCCAATCAAGAAACGGCGCAAAAACTTTTACAAACTTTACGCCATCAAAAATAGCCGTAGGAAATCCCTCGGCTATTTTTTACTATTATTGACACCAGTATTTTGTTATTGAATGTGTCGTTTAGGATTAACGATTTTACCGTCACCCCTTATATCATGAAGCATCAATCGGACTTGACCGAACCCCAGCTTATTTCAATATTTTCTTTAAATATTGTCCTGTAAAACTCTCTTTTACTTTAGCAATTTCTTCTGGCGTTCCGGTAGCCAATACATTTCCTCCACCTTCTCCACCTTCTGGACCCATATCAATAATGTAATCTGCTGTTTTGATCACTTCTAAATTATGTTCGATAACGATAACGGTATTGCCCGCATCAACTAATCGGTTTAAAACGGTTAGTAGTCGTTTAATATCATCAACGTGCAACCCTGTTGTTGGCTCATCTAATATATAGACAGTTTTTCCAGTGGACACACGTTGCAATTCACTCGCTAGTTTCATACGTTGTGCCTCTCCGCCAGAAAGCGTTAAAGCGGATTGCCCTAATCGAACATATCCCAATCCGACGTCCATTATCGTTTGTAGTTTGCGTTTGATTTTTGGAATCGCACTAAAGAAGTCCAACGCTTCTTCAATTGTCATATCCAATACATCGGCAATGGTTTTACCTTTATATTTCACTTCAAGCGTTTCTGAATTGTATCGTTTACCATGACACATTTCACAAGGTACGTAAACATCTGCTAAAAAGTGCATTTCGATTTTTAAAATACCGTCACCTTTACAGGTTTCACACCGTCCGCCTTTAACGTTGAAACTAAAGCGTCCTTTTTGATACCCACGCACTTTCGCTTCATTGGTTGAAGCAAATACATCACGAATATCATCAAACACACTCGTATACGTTGCCGGATTGCTTCGTGGCGTACGTCCAATTGGAGATTGATCAATATCAATAACTTTATCTAATTTTTCATACCCGCTGATCGTATCGTGTAGACCTGCTTTTATTTTTGCGCCATTCAATTCTTTTAATAAGACACGTTTTAAAATGCTATTGACTAATGAACTTTTTCCCGATCCAGATACCCCTGTTACCGCGGTAAACACACCAATCGGAAAATCAACATCGACATGTTTTAAATTGTTTTCACTAGCACCCGCAACATGAATGCACCCTTTATCACAGACGCGTCTTTCTTTTGGAACGTCTATTTTTTTCGTTCCTTTTAAATATTGTCCCGTCAATGAATTTGGATTATTAACAACTTCTTGTGGTGTCCCGTACGCCATAATTTGACCGCCATGTTCACCTGCTCCAGGACCCATATCAATTAAATAATCTGCCTGCAACATGGTATCTTCATCGTGTTCGACAACAACTAACGTATTTCCTAAATCACGCATTTTTTTCAACGACTCAATTAAACGGTCGTTATCGCGTTGATGCAAGCCAATACTTGGTTCATCTAACACATACAACACACCGGATAAATTAGAGCCAATTTGTGTTGCCAAGCGAATGCGTTGCGCTTCGCCACCTGAGAGTGTTCCCGCCGTACGACTAAGCGTTAAATACGTTAACCCTACATTTTTCAAAAACGTTAAACGGTCGCCAATTTCTTTTAAAATGGGTTTGGCTACCACTTCATCACTACTTGAAAATTGAACATTTGAAAACCAATTTAGGCTATCTGCAATGGATAAATTAGAGACTTCAGCAATCGATTTATCCGCTACTTTTACGCAAAGCGCTTTTTCGTTTAACCGCTGTCCACCACATACCGAACACGTTAATTCCGTCATATACTCACGTAGCGAATCGCGAATGAAATCACTCGATGTATCGTGATAACGACGGTTGACATTGGTTAGAACGCCTTCAAATACCGTATCCACATCACGCAACCCGAAATCACCATGATGGTGGAAATGGAAAGTTTTTATCCCTGACCCGTGTAATACTAACCCTTTTTGCGCTTTTGTTAATTTTTTAAACGGCACGTCCATTGGAATGTTAAAGTGTTCGCACGCTTGCTTTAAATACGCCATGTAGTAATGACTATTTTGCCATACCGCTAGCGCACCTTCTTGTAGTGTCAACGTATCATCAGGAATGACTAACTCACTGTCCACCGTTAACGAACTCCCTAAACCTTCACATGCAGGACACGCTCCAAATGGTGCGTTAAACGAGAACAAACGAGGCTCTAGTTGACCTACGGTAAAGCCACAGTGTTGACAGGAATGGTGCTCACTAAACAACATCGGCTCGCCATCAATCACATCAATTAAAACGAAACCGCTTGCCATGCGTAACGCCGCTTCAATCGATTCAAATAAACGCGAACGACTTTCCTCACGCACAACAATACGGTCCACGACCAATTCAATCGTATGCTTTTTATTTTTATCCAATTCAATTTCTTGATTGACGTCGACTATTTCGCCATTGACACGAACCCGAATGTAGCCGTCTTTTTTCAACTGCTCAAAGACTTTTTTATGTTGCCCTTTTTTCCCTTGAACCATCGGCGCTAAAATTTGCAATTTCGTACGCTCCGGCAACTGCATCACTTGATTGACCATTTGCTCTACGGATTGACTTTCGATTAGCGTCCCATCATTTGGACAATACGCCTTTCCAACACGCGCATACAACAAACGCAAATAATCATGAATTTCCGTTACCGTCCCAACGGTAGAACGTGGATTTTTACTCGTCGTTTTTTGATCAATCGACACCGCCGGACTTAAACCATCAATGCTATCCACATCCGGTTTATCCATTTGCCCTAAAAATTGACGCGCATAACTCGACAAACTTTCCACATAGCGACGTTGCCCTTCGGCATATAACGTATCAAACGCTAAAGAACTTTTGCCCGATCCCGATAACCCCGTAATCACGACCAACTGATCGCGCGGAATATCCACTGTGATGTCTTTTAAATTATGTGTACGTGCGCCATTGACACGAATTATATTTTTCATTTATTTTCCCATTCTTTCTTATTGTACCGATAGCCGTTTCATCTCCCTGCTGCACGATTTTTTTGAACAGCTTTTTGATGTGGTGTTATCTGCTCGCCAATTCAGACAAATACTCCCAACGTTCCATCTTTTGCATAATCGCCTCTTCAACGTCATTCAATTGTGCTTGTAATTGTTGTAACTTCGCAAAATCACTACTATTTTCCACCATTTCTTCTTGAAGCGTTGCTTGTTGCATCTCTAGCGTTTCAATGTCTTGCTCAATCGTCTCCCACTCTTTTTTCTCGTGATAAGACATTTTTACTTTTGATGATGTTGATGGCGTATTCAGTGATGGTGTCATCTTTTCTTTAGATTCTTGCTCTTTTTCAATCGACTTTTCCCGTTCGATATACTCGCTCATGTTACCAATAAATGTTTCGTATTGACCCGTTCCATCTAAAACAATTAATTTTTCAGCCACTTTATCTAAAAAATAGCGATCATGCGACACGACCAACACCGCACCCGTAAAATGCTCGATATAATCTTCTAGCACTTGTAATGTTGCAATGTCCAAATCATTGGTCGGTTCATCCAACAACAATACATTTGGTTTATGTAGAAGCAACTGCAACAAATATAATCGGCGCTTTTCACCACCCGACAAAGTGCCAATTAACGCGCCGTGTGTATGACGCGGGAATAAAAACTGCTCCAGCAACTCCGTCACACTCACGCGATTGCCGTCGGTGACTTCAACCTCTTCAGCCACTTCTTGCAAATAAGCAACAACGCGTTTATCCGTTGGTAAATCGTCGTTTAATTGCTTATAATACGCCAACTTAACCGTTTCACCAACTTGAAACACACCGCTATCAAACGGTCGTTCCCCCGCCATAGCGTTTAATAAAGTGGATTTTCCAACACCGTTTGCACCAACAATACCAATTCGATCGTGCGTTTGAACAATATATTCAAAATCTTTAATGACACATTTGTTATCAATCGTTAATGTCACGTTTTCAAAATCAAAGACGCGCTTACCTAGACGCGATCCTTCAACTTGCAATTCCATGTCATCGGATTTCACCCGGCTTTTAACCGTTTCTTCAATCGCCTTAAACCGATCAATTCTGGCTTGTTGTTTCGTTGTTCGGGCTTTTGCACCTTTACGCATCCATGCCAATTCAGCTGTATACAGTCTGTCCATTTTTTCATTCATGCGTTGCGTAATCGCAGCACGTTCAGCTTTTTGCGTAATATACGTTTGATAATTCCCTTCATACACTTCGATTTTACCGCGTGTCAATTCAAACATTTTACTCACAACACGTTCTAAAAAGTAACGGTCATGTGTAACGAGTATCAAAGCGCCTTTATAATTCGCTAAATACGTTTCTAACCAAGCAATGCTGTCATAGTCCAAATGGTTCGTCGGTTCATCCAAGAGCAATAAATCTGGCGATTCGATTAACACTTGTGCCATGCCAACACGTTTCTTTTGCCCACCGGACAACTCACCAACACGTTTGTGCAAATCGGTAATGCCCAATTTTGTTAAAATCGTCTTAATCGTAACATCGTATTGCCACGCATTTGTTCGATTCATTTCTTGTTCAGCATGCGTATAGGCTTTTTGGTATTGTGCATTACTTGGCTCTTTTTCTAAATTAGCCACCGCAAATTCATAAGCTTTCACCACTTGTAATAGCGGTGAAAACCCATGATAGACCGCTTCAAACACACTATCCTCATCATTTAATTGCGGGTCTTGTTGCAAATACCCAACACGATAATCTTTGGCACACTCAATCACACCACTATCCGCACTGTCTTGACCACTTAAAATGGACATTAGCGAACTTTTCCCCGTTCCATTCTGTCCAATTAACCCAATATGCTCGCCCTCTCGAACGGTAAATGACACACCGTCTAGCAATGTTTTGATGCCATATACTTTTTTTAAGTCAATGACTTTAAAATCTTTCATGTTCTACTCACTTTTCATTAATGTCCATTCGATTATAGCACGTTTTAACAGGACAAAAAAGCACACGCATCTGTTGAACTTGTCCAGTTTAATCGCCTTTTTATATTCATCACCTACTAAATATACGAAAACTCGAGAAAGCCGTCGCTTTCTCGAGTGATGTTACTATGCAATTATAGAGCCGTTTACTGCACTTTCTGGTGCAAATACAACTTGTAATTGACCGTTGTGTTCAGCAGATAAAATCATGCCTTGAGATACTAGTCCACGTAGTTTACGTGGTTTTAAGTTCGCTACAATGACCACTTTTTTACCGATAAATTGTTCTGGATTTGGATAAAATTCAGCAATACCCGATAAAATTTGTCGATGACCACCTTCATCACCAGCATCTAAACGGAATTGTAACAATTTATCCGCACCTTCAACTTTGCCACAGGCAATCACTTCGGCAACTTTTAATTCTACTTTATCAAAATCATCATACGCAATCGCATCTTTTTCACTTGTCAACGCAACCGTTTCAGGCGTCCATTCTTCTTCAACAACTCCCACTTCTTGTGGTTGACCACCCATTTGATTTTGAATGTATTCAATTTCTTCTTGCATATCTAAACGTGGGAAAATAGGTTCCCCTTTCGCAATCACTTGACTACCAGATGGTAATTGACCAAAAGTAATGTCTTCAAACGGTACGGCATTGGCATCTGATAACCCTAATTGTTCAAAAATACGATTTGGTGCGTGCGTTAAAAATGGACGTAACAACAACGCAGAAAGACGTAACGCTTCTGCAAGATGTGCCATAACGTTATCCAACTGTGCTTTTTGTGCTTCGTCTTTCGCTAAAATCCATGGTTGTGTTTCATCGATATATTTATTCGCGCGAGATACTAATACCCAAATGCTTTGTAAGGCATTCGCTAAATACATTTGATCCATGTTTGTGGTGTAATCTGCAATGGTAGTTGTCGCTACCTCACGTAATTGTTTATCAAAATCATTACTGTCCAATACGATTTGCGGAACAATGCCATCGCAATATTTATTGATCATGGCAACCGTACGATTTAGTAAGTTTCCAAGATCGTTTGCCAAGTCATAATTTGTGCGCTCCACAAATTTTTCTGGTGTGAAAATAGAATCACCTTCATTAGACATTTCACGTAGTAAGTAGTAGCGTGTCGCATCTACACCATAACGTTCAACAAGTATATCGGGATAAATCACATTCCCTTTTGATTTCGACATTTTACCATTTTTCATGAGCATCCAGCCGTGTGCGTACACCTTTTTAGGTAGTGGTAAATCTAAAGCCATTAATAAGGTTGGCCAATAAATCATATGGAATCGAGAAA
This window encodes:
- a CDS encoding hydroxymethylglutaryl-CoA reductase, degradative, yielding MADFTKFYKKTLQERLEVLSSLGNMDTLANHQTLSLDIADTIIENCIGLYGVPMGIAPDFVIDGQTYHAPMATEEPSVIAAATFGAKIIGKSGGFTIEQNSRGMIGQIVFVTNENDTQLAQLILDKKEDLIEKANNAYPSIVKRGGGARNLSVEHKISQDDSTHFLIVYLHVDTQEAMGANLLNTMLEAIAGDISELIGQKTLLSILSNYATDSLVRVSCTVDPTHLMAPDNTLTNKELAERIVLAYQLASADVYRATTHNKGVMNGISAVVLATGNDTRAIEASVHAYATHSGQYQPITRWEMTENHLLKGTIEVPLPIGFVGGSISVHPSAQIAQVISQAKDAKTLASLMASVGLAQNLAALRALVSTGIQKGHMALQLKSLALSVGATAQEAITLAELLKQEKTANQETAQKLLQTLRHQK
- the metG gene encoding methionine--tRNA ligase, with amino-acid sequence MAKQTFYITSPIYYPSGKLHIGNAYSTVACDVMARYKRLRGYDVFYLTGTDEHGQKIEQKAQELGMTPKNYVDEQAENIKALWELLEVSNDKFIRTTDDYHEKAVQDIFERLLEQGDIYLGEYEGWYSVSDEEFFTETQLSEVFKDASGKTIGGIAPTGNEVKLVKEESYFFKMSKYADRLVDYYEKHVDFIHPVSRKNEMINNFIKPGLEDLAVSRTTFTWGVPVKSNPKHVVYVWIDALSNYITGLGYGSDDTSNFDKFWPADFHVIGKDISRFHMIYWPTLLMALDLPLPKKVYAHGWMLMKNGKMSKSKGNVIYPDILVERYGVDATRYYLLREMSNEGDSIFTPEKFVERTNYDLANDLGNLLNRTVAMINKYCDGIVPQIVLDSNDFDKQLREVATTTIADYTTNMDQMYLANALQSIWVLVSRANKYIDETQPWILAKDEAQKAQLDNVMAHLAEALRLSALLLRPFLTHAPNRIFEQLGLSDANAVPFEDITFGQLPSGSQVIAKGEPIFPRLDMQEEIEYIQNQMGGQPQEVGVVEEEWTPETVALTSEKDAIAYDDFDKVELKVAEVIACGKVEGADKLLQFRLDAGDEGGHRQILSGIAEFYPNPEQFIGKKVVIVANLKPRKLRGLVSQGMILSAEHNGQLQVVFAPESAVNGSIIA
- the secG gene encoding preprotein translocase subunit SecG; protein product: MYKILLGLLAVLCVVIIIAIVMQPTKSNAASALTGGSEDLFARRKSRGFEAFMQRATMILLVVFFALALALMYLTYKGL
- the prmA gene encoding 50S ribosomal protein L11 methyltransferase — encoded protein: MNWFEMKVSTTTQAVEMVSSILIEAGSSGVAIVDPSDYDTLNDGFGQLKPEKSELYESDEVFVSGYFPDTKNMVEIKLYIEQKLEMAKQFDLDLGRNELMLDQVREEDWANAWKTYYKPVRISRFLTIKPSWEDYTPQNSEWIIELDPGMAFGTGTHPTTRLSLEALEQTLRGGEFVIDVGTGSGVLSIAAKALGAGVVHAYDLDEKATSIARENIALNDYAKDVVVGENDLLKGIDTQADVIVANILAEILMHLVEDAWRNLKEGGTLILAGIIQSKRDELVDALVAQGFDIAQENRMKDWVSLICKKPVADAEKE
- a CDS encoding ABC-F family ATP-binding cassette domain-containing protein, which encodes MKDFKVIDLKKVYGIKTLLDGVSFTVREGEHIGLIGQNGTGKSSLMSILSGQDSADSGVIECAKDYRVGYLQQDPQLNDEDSVFEAVYHGFSPLLQVVKAYEFAVANLEKEPSNAQYQKAYTHAEQEMNRTNAWQYDVTIKTILTKLGITDLHKRVGELSGGQKKRVGMAQVLIESPDLLLLDEPTNHLDYDSIAWLETYLANYKGALILVTHDRYFLERVVSKMFELTRGKIEVYEGNYQTYITQKAERAAITQRMNEKMDRLYTAELAWMRKGAKARTTKQQARIDRFKAIEETVKSRVKSDDMELQVEGSRLGKRVFDFENVTLTIDNKCVIKDFEYIVQTHDRIGIVGANGVGKSTLLNAMAGERPFDSGVFQVGETVKLAYYKQLNDDLPTDKRVVAYLQEVAEEVEVTDGNRVSVTELLEQFLFPRHTHGALIGTLSGGEKRRLYLLQLLLHKPNVLLLDEPTNDLDIATLQVLEDYIEHFTGAVLVVSHDRYFLDKVAEKLIVLDGTGQYETFIGNMSEYIEREKSIEKEQESKEKMTPSLNTPSTSSKVKMSYHEKKEWETIEQDIETLEMQQATLQEEMVENSSDFAKLQQLQAQLNDVEEAIMQKMERWEYLSELASR
- a CDS encoding 16S rRNA (uracil(1498)-N(3))-methyltransferase, which encodes MQRYFLKSADKNALILDDEQTHHVVRVMRMRAGQRIEVVLSNQQAGVAEITAIEDTGVTLQWVLDDTTTKELLVNVTIACGLPKGDKLEWIVQKATELGASAFQPFETAWSVVKWENKKQSKKIERLQKIAQEAAEQSHRNVVPTVQPFLSSKAFLQTLKEYDVVIVAYEETAKEGQYAAFKQVVQMLKPGQNVLAIFGAEGGLSTQEVASFVQENAVVCGLGPRIMRAETAPLYVLSALSYALELN
- the uvrA gene encoding excinuclease ABC subunit UvrA — translated: MKNIIRVNGARTHNLKDITVDIPRDQLVVITGLSGSGKSSLAFDTLYAEGQRRYVESLSSYARQFLGQMDKPDVDSIDGLSPAVSIDQKTTSKNPRSTVGTVTEIHDYLRLLYARVGKAYCPNDGTLIESQSVEQMVNQVMQLPERTKLQILAPMVQGKKGQHKKVFEQLKKDGYIRVRVNGEIVDVNQEIELDKNKKHTIELVVDRIVVREESRSRLFESIEAALRMASGFVLIDVIDGEPMLFSEHHSCQHCGFTVGQLEPRLFSFNAPFGACPACEGLGSSLTVDSELVIPDDTLTLQEGALAVWQNSHYYMAYLKQACEHFNIPMDVPFKKLTKAQKGLVLHGSGIKTFHFHHHGDFGLRDVDTVFEGVLTNVNRRYHDTSSDFIRDSLREYMTELTCSVCGGQRLNEKALCVKVADKSIAEVSNLSIADSLNWFSNVQFSSSDEVVAKPILKEIGDRLTFLKNVGLTYLTLSRTAGTLSGGEAQRIRLATQIGSNLSGVLYVLDEPSIGLHQRDNDRLIESLKKMRDLGNTLVVVEHDEDTMLQADYLIDMGPGAGEHGGQIMAYGTPQEVVNNPNSLTGQYLKGTKKIDVPKERRVCDKGCIHVAGASENNLKHVDVDFPIGVFTAVTGVSGSGKSSLVNSILKRVLLKELNGAKIKAGLHDTISGYEKLDKVIDIDQSPIGRTPRSNPATYTSVFDDIRDVFASTNEAKVRGYQKGRFSFNVKGGRCETCKGDGILKIEMHFLADVYVPCEMCHGKRYNSETLEVKYKGKTIADVLDMTIEEALDFFSAIPKIKRKLQTIMDVGLGYVRLGQSALTLSGGEAQRMKLASELQRVSTGKTVYILDEPTTGLHVDDIKRLLTVLNRLVDAGNTVIVIEHNLEVIKTADYIIDMGPEGGEGGGNVLATGTPEEIAKVKESFTGQYLKKILK